The Nitrospira sp. genome contains a region encoding:
- a CDS encoding 4Fe-4S binding protein — protein MAADPSYGRRDFLKDSVFSTVRAAHELVKQSDGLPAESVPSPVRIDWLRPPGAVAEQLFLERCTKCNDCVMACPPGAIVAHPQDGTPVLFADQSPCLLCEDFPCIAACRADALLPVEGINHVHMGIAAVSHRLCTAGQGCHACVSKCPTDALVMDFQSLHLAVVQEACVGCGMCEMVCKTVNDHVAIRVVPSRHLARTDS, from the coding sequence ATGGCTGCTGACCCATCATACGGCCGGCGAGATTTCTTGAAGGATTCGGTCTTTTCGACTGTCAGAGCCGCGCACGAACTTGTCAAACAGTCCGATGGCCTCCCTGCGGAGTCGGTCCCATCGCCGGTTCGTATTGATTGGCTGCGTCCCCCCGGCGCCGTGGCAGAACAGCTTTTCCTGGAGCGCTGTACGAAGTGCAATGATTGTGTCATGGCCTGCCCCCCCGGCGCGATCGTTGCCCATCCCCAAGACGGTACCCCGGTGCTGTTCGCCGATCAGTCACCCTGCCTTCTGTGCGAGGACTTTCCCTGCATCGCAGCCTGTCGAGCAGACGCGCTCTTGCCGGTCGAGGGAATCAACCACGTTCACATGGGAATCGCTGCGGTGTCACATCGGCTCTGCACGGCCGGTCAGGGATGCCACGCGTGTGTATCAAAGTGTCCGACAGACGCCCTGGTAATGGATTTTCAATCATTGCATCTGGCCGTGGTCCAGGAGGCCTGTGTCGGGTGCGGAATGTGTGAGATGGTCTGCAAGACCGTCAACGACCATGTGGCAATCCGTGTGGTGCCATCGAGGCATCTGGCAAGGACTGATTCATAA